CGACAACACCAGAATGCCGGTGAAGAACGGATCGATGATGAACATCCAATCCAAGGCATGCCGCGCTGGTGAGAACGGCGAGAAAATCTGGGTGCCGTAGGCGGTGATCACATCAAAAAAGATATGCACCAACGTTCCGAGCAACGCCAGCAGCCATGCGGTTTTGAAGGGTTTGAGCTTCTTCCAAAAATAAAACAACGAAGCCGGCAGCAGCGCAAACACCGGCGCAAATAAAATCGAATGCGTGAGGCCGCGATGATGTTGCATCGCGAAAATCGGATCGCTGAACATACCGAGCACAACGTCAAGGTCTGGCAGATTCGCGGAAACGACCAACAACCAAAACGCCGAGCGCCGGTCCCGAGGATCTTCGACATGGCTTGGCCGCGTGACTTCAAGCACTTTCGCGACCAGAGCCCCGGTGAGGCTATGAGTCAGATTGTCCATCTGTATTCATGCACAAATCATGATCGAAAACTTTCGAGCCGCGCGATATACCACTGCGGAAAACCAAATGCTTTGGCGGGCTTGATGATGCGATCGAGATAATCATCGGCAGCCGGCCGGGCTTGCATCTCCGGGCAAATGTAACACAGCGCCGGCAGCCATTTGCCGTCCAGGGTTTCGATCAAAACGGCTTCGGGAAGATATACCTCGCCCAAAACGCCCTGCGCATGCGCATATAAACGCTGCAATTCCTCATGCGTCGCCGCCGCGATGATGCCAAAAACACAATGCTGGTCCGAGCGAATCAAATTCGCGCGCGGCTGAATGCGAATATCGAAGCCGTACAACTTGGCAACCTCCCAGCGTTCCGGCATAAGATCGACTTCCTTGAGTACGTCGAAGTTCATGTAAGAACCGTAGAAGAATGTCCAGATTTCGCGATCGATCATATCAGTCACCAACCTTTTCTATTCCGTCGAAACGATCTTCAATCCCACAATGCCTGCGACAATCAATCCCAGGCAAAGCAGGCGCAGTGTCTCACGCGATTCATGGAACAAAAACATGCCCAAAATCGCCGTGCCGGCAGCGCCAATGCCGGTCCACACCGCGTAGCCAGTGCCCACGGGAATGGTTTTCAGCGCTTGCGCCAACAGGAAAAAACTCGCGATCATTGCAAAAACCGTGAGCACGCTCGGCCAGAGCTTGGTGAAGCCGGCGGTGTATTTCAATCCGATCGCCCAACCCACTTCAAACAGACCGGCGATGAAGAGATAAATCCAGGCCACGCTTTTCTCCTTCAGCTTACACGCAATGGAACGCCGGCCACGATTTCACATTGAACTTGGGCCAAACCGCGTGTAAAAAATCCATTATTGCGGTTTTTAATTGGATGAACAGGTTTGTAGCCCCCGCCCCTCGTGGGCGGCTGTCGAAGCCACTAAATTCGCGGTTGCAACAGTGCCCCACGAGGGGGC
The DNA window shown above is from Cytophagia bacterium CHB2 and carries:
- a CDS encoding gamma-glutamylcyclotransferase; the encoded protein is MIDREIWTFFYGSYMNFDVLKEVDLMPERWEVAKLYGFDIRIQPRANLIRSDQHCVFGIIAAATHEELQRLYAHAQGVLGEVYLPEAVLIETLDGKWLPALCYICPEMQARPAADDYLDRIIKPAKAFGFPQWYIARLESFRS
- the sugE gene encoding quaternary ammonium compound efflux SMR transporter SugE; this encodes MAWIYLFIAGLFEVGWAIGLKYTAGFTKLWPSVLTVFAMIASFFLLAQALKTIPVGTGYAVWTGIGAAGTAILGMFLFHESRETLRLLCLGLIVAGIVGLKIVSTE